The following coding sequences lie in one Vibrio casei genomic window:
- the tolC gene encoding outer membrane channel protein TolC, whose amino-acid sequence MKKLLPLLISLSLGGTHLAHADDLAEIYNQAKENDPLLLSSKADRDAAFEAINSSRGVLLPQINLTAGYNITRNIDSHDSHRPSAYTDENNNFTAGLDFSQQLYQRDSWVNLDIAEQNARQQDSSYASQQQSLILRVSQAYFGVLQAQDNLSFVSAEKKAVGRQLEQTKQRFDVGLSAITDVHDAQAQYDSVLADEILAQNDLTNSYEELREITGQDNKDLRILDTKRFSASTPQTTQNSLVDEAQTKNLDLLTARIAQDIAKSNISLANSGYTPSLTLDAGYQYSDVDAHNDHSSLNNYKSNDYNVGINLVVPLYQGGSTSADVKTAQYQYVSASQQLEATYRGVVKNVRAYYNNINASIGTIRAYQQSVVSAKSALEATEAGYEVGTRTIVDVLDSTRSLYDANRNLSDARYNYILSVLQLKQAVGTLSEQDILDINTGLVAAK is encoded by the coding sequence ATGAAAAAACTGCTTCCTCTTCTTATTAGCTTATCACTAGGTGGAACCCACCTTGCACACGCTGATGACCTAGCAGAGATTTATAATCAAGCGAAAGAAAACGATCCTCTATTATTAAGTTCAAAAGCCGATCGTGATGCAGCATTTGAAGCTATCAATTCAAGCCGTGGCGTCCTTTTACCGCAAATAAATTTAACCGCGGGTTACAATATTACTCGTAACATTGACTCTCATGATAGTCACCGCCCTAGCGCTTATACTGATGAAAATAACAATTTCACAGCAGGATTGGATTTTTCACAGCAATTGTACCAACGAGACAGTTGGGTAAATTTAGACATTGCTGAACAAAATGCTCGCCAACAAGACTCATCTTATGCCTCTCAGCAACAAAGTTTAATTTTAAGAGTCTCTCAAGCTTACTTCGGTGTGCTTCAGGCACAAGATAACCTTAGTTTTGTTAGCGCAGAAAAGAAAGCGGTTGGTCGTCAATTAGAACAAACAAAACAACGCTTTGACGTTGGACTTTCGGCGATTACTGATGTTCATGATGCTCAAGCACAATACGATAGTGTTCTAGCCGATGAAATCTTGGCACAAAATGACCTTACAAATAGCTATGAAGAGCTACGTGAAATTACAGGTCAAGACAATAAAGATCTTCGAATTTTAGACACTAAACGTTTTTCCGCCAGCACGCCTCAAACTACACAAAATTCATTGGTTGATGAAGCTCAAACGAAAAACTTAGATCTACTTACCGCTCGCATTGCACAAGATATTGCTAAAAGTAACATCTCACTTGCCAATTCTGGATACACGCCATCTCTAACTCTCGATGCTGGTTACCAATATTCAGATGTTGATGCTCATAATGATCATTCATCACTCAATAACTATAAGAGTAATGATTATAACGTCGGCATTAATCTTGTTGTGCCTTTATATCAAGGTGGTAGTACTAGCGCCGATGTAAAAACGGCTCAATATCAATATGTTTCAGCTAGCCAACAACTAGAAGCGACTTATCGTGGTGTTGTGAAAAATGTGCGTGCTTATTACAACAATATTAACGCATCTATTGGCACAATTAGAGCCTATCAACAATCTGTCGTTTCAGCGAAATCTGCATTAGAAGCGACCGAGGCTGGTTACGAAGTGGGTACTCGTACTATTGTCGATGTACTAGATTCAACTCGCAGCCTATACGATGCTAACCGTAACCTTTCGGATGCTCGTTATAACTACATTTTAAGTGTGCTTCAGCTTAAACAAGCAGTTGGTACACTGAGTGAGCAAGATATTTTAGATATCAATACCGGTTTGGTTGCTGCAAAATAG